The following coding sequences lie in one Steroidobacter denitrificans genomic window:
- the ftsX gene encoding permease-like cell division protein FtsX, with amino-acid sequence MTAWMTRHLQTLVGSLGRLMQHKLATLLTVLVIGVALALPAGLHLLITNAQGAAGNWNRTLDLSVFLKRPTSADDARAIIERIRQRRDVEGAELILADEALKTFRRESGFGAAIDALNDNPLPHTLVVRPAPEHANAAGLEILAADIRALPSVDIVQLDTDWVNRLDAILAALRAGALIAAGVLALGVLVIVGNTIRLDIQNRRDEIEVTKLVGGSDGFVRRPFLYGGMWYGLAGGLTALLITQIALALLQAPIARIAGLYGSDFRLSNLTLESALILLLTGAGLGWLGSYIAASHHLRRIEPS; translated from the coding sequence ATGACCGCCTGGATGACGCGCCATCTGCAAACGCTGGTCGGTTCGCTTGGACGCCTGATGCAGCACAAGCTCGCCACGCTGCTCACGGTCCTGGTGATAGGCGTCGCCCTCGCATTGCCCGCCGGCCTGCACCTGCTGATTACCAATGCCCAAGGCGCAGCCGGCAACTGGAACCGGACGCTCGACCTATCGGTCTTCCTCAAGCGTCCCACCTCGGCCGACGACGCGCGCGCCATCATCGAGCGTATCCGCCAGCGCCGGGATGTCGAAGGTGCCGAACTCATTCTCGCTGACGAAGCACTGAAAACATTCCGTCGCGAATCGGGATTTGGCGCCGCGATCGACGCGCTGAACGACAACCCCCTGCCGCATACGCTTGTCGTACGCCCCGCCCCTGAGCATGCGAACGCTGCCGGTCTCGAAATTCTGGCTGCCGACATCCGTGCGCTGCCCTCCGTTGATATCGTGCAACTCGATACGGACTGGGTGAACCGGCTGGATGCCATTCTCGCGGCCCTGCGCGCCGGTGCATTGATCGCCGCCGGTGTGCTGGCACTGGGCGTCCTGGTGATCGTGGGCAATACGATCCGCCTCGACATCCAGAACCGTCGCGACGAAATCGAGGTCACCAAGCTGGTGGGCGGCAGCGATGGCTTCGTTCGCCGGCCCTTCCTGTACGGCGGCATGTGGTATGGGCTGGCCGGAGGACTGACGGCGCTGCTCATCACCCAGATCGCCCTTGCGTTGCTGCAGGCGCCTATCGCCAGAATCGCGGGCTTGTACGGCAGCGATTTCAGATTGAGCAACCTGACCCTGGAATCCGCCCTGATCCTGTTGCTCACAGGTGCGGGGCTGGGTTGGCTGGGCTCCTATATCGCCGCCAGCCATCACCTGCGCCGTATCGAGCCCTCCTGA